In Periplaneta americana isolate PAMFEO1 chromosome 3, P.americana_PAMFEO1_priV1, whole genome shotgun sequence, the following are encoded in one genomic region:
- the RagA-B gene encoding ras-related GTP-binding protein A isoform X1 encodes MFYKENVLLMGKSGSGKTSMRSIIFANYIARDTRRLGATIDVEHSHVRFLGNLVLNLWDCGGQEAFMENYFASQRDNIFRNVEVLIYVFDVESRELDKDMHYYQSCLEAILQNSPEAKIFCLVHKMDLVQEDQRDLIFREREEDLKRLSKPLECTCFRTSIWDETLYRAWSSIVYKLIPNVKELEQSLNQFANIIDADEVLLFERATFLVISHCQRRPHRDVHRFEKVSNIIKQFKLSCSKLAAQFQSMEVRNSNFAAFIDMFTSNTYVMVIMSDPAIPSEATLINIRNARKHFEKLERVSQAQSTIAK; translated from the exons ATGTTCTATAAGGAAAAT GTACTTTTAATGGGCAAGAGTGGCTCTGGAAAAACATCAATGCGATCGATAATATTTGCCAATTACATTGCAAGAGATACTCGTCGTCTAGGAGCTACTA TTGATGTGGAACATTCTCACGTCAGATTTTTAGGAAATCTAGTTCTAAATCTATGGGATTGTGGTGG ccAAGAAGCTTTCATGGAAAATTATTTTGCTAGTCAGAGAGACAATATCTTCCGAAATGTTGAAGTCCTTATCTACGTTTTTGATGTTGAAAGTAGAGAACTGGATAAAGATATGCATTATTACCAAAGTTGCTTGGAAGCTATCTTGCAGAATTCACCTGAAGCAAAAATTTTCTGCTTGGTTCACAAAATGGATCTTGTTCAAGAGGATCAGCGAGATCTG atttttcgagAACGAGAGGAAGATTTGAAAAGATTATCAAAACCACTAGAATGTACTTGTTTTAGAACTTCCATTTGGGATGAAACACTGTATAGG GCCTGGTCTTCCATTGTATATAAACTGATACCAAATGTAAAGGAATTAGAACAGAGTTTGAATCAATTTGCAAACATAATTGATGCAGATGAAGTACTATTATTTGAACGAGCAACATTTCTAGTTATCTCACATTGTCAGCGACGTCCTCATAGAGATGTACATAGATTTGAAAAAGTATCTAACATTATCAAACAATTCAAACTGAGTTGCAG TAAACTGGCCGCCCAGTTCCAAAGCATGGAGGTTCGAAATAGCAATTTTGCCGCTTTCATAGACATGTTCACATCCAACACTTATGTCATGGTCATAATGTCTGATCCTGCAATAC CTTCTGAAGCAACTCTTATCAACATCCGAAATGCGAGAAAACATTTTGAGAAGCTGGAACGTGTCAGTCAAGCCCAAAGCACGATCGCAAAATGA
- the RagA-B gene encoding ras-related GTP-binding protein A isoform X2: MKKKVLLMGKSGSGKTSMRSIIFANYIARDTRRLGATIDVEHSHVRFLGNLVLNLWDCGGQEAFMENYFASQRDNIFRNVEVLIYVFDVESRELDKDMHYYQSCLEAILQNSPEAKIFCLVHKMDLVQEDQRDLIFREREEDLKRLSKPLECTCFRTSIWDETLYRAWSSIVYKLIPNVKELEQSLNQFANIIDADEVLLFERATFLVISHCQRRPHRDVHRFEKVSNIIKQFKLSCSKLAAQFQSMEVRNSNFAAFIDMFTSNTYVMVIMSDPAIPSEATLINIRNARKHFEKLERVSQAQSTIAK; the protein is encoded by the exons ATGAAGAAAAAG GTACTTTTAATGGGCAAGAGTGGCTCTGGAAAAACATCAATGCGATCGATAATATTTGCCAATTACATTGCAAGAGATACTCGTCGTCTAGGAGCTACTA TTGATGTGGAACATTCTCACGTCAGATTTTTAGGAAATCTAGTTCTAAATCTATGGGATTGTGGTGG ccAAGAAGCTTTCATGGAAAATTATTTTGCTAGTCAGAGAGACAATATCTTCCGAAATGTTGAAGTCCTTATCTACGTTTTTGATGTTGAAAGTAGAGAACTGGATAAAGATATGCATTATTACCAAAGTTGCTTGGAAGCTATCTTGCAGAATTCACCTGAAGCAAAAATTTTCTGCTTGGTTCACAAAATGGATCTTGTTCAAGAGGATCAGCGAGATCTG atttttcgagAACGAGAGGAAGATTTGAAAAGATTATCAAAACCACTAGAATGTACTTGTTTTAGAACTTCCATTTGGGATGAAACACTGTATAGG GCCTGGTCTTCCATTGTATATAAACTGATACCAAATGTAAAGGAATTAGAACAGAGTTTGAATCAATTTGCAAACATAATTGATGCAGATGAAGTACTATTATTTGAACGAGCAACATTTCTAGTTATCTCACATTGTCAGCGACGTCCTCATAGAGATGTACATAGATTTGAAAAAGTATCTAACATTATCAAACAATTCAAACTGAGTTGCAG TAAACTGGCCGCCCAGTTCCAAAGCATGGAGGTTCGAAATAGCAATTTTGCCGCTTTCATAGACATGTTCACATCCAACACTTATGTCATGGTCATAATGTCTGATCCTGCAATAC CTTCTGAAGCAACTCTTATCAACATCCGAAATGCGAGAAAACATTTTGAGAAGCTGGAACGTGTCAGTCAAGCCCAAAGCACGATCGCAAAATGA